The DNA region CGTCGGGATCGTGCGGGCGTTCGGGGCCGGCGAGAACGTGAAGCCCTCGGGGAAGGGTGTGCCGAGTGCGGCGTGGCCGGCCTTGTTGCCGCGGCCCCAGTACATCGCGCGCTCGACCACGATCGGCTGATCCGACGAGAAGAACGTCGCGAACTTGCCGTTGGCGAGCTCGTCGTAGAGCAGCGTCCACACCGTCTCGCGCGACTGGCCGGGCACCGTGATGGTCTTGGTCACACCCTGGTTGCCGGTGTCGCCGTTCTCCGTGTAGAAGTGCACGGTCACCGTTGCCGGCGTCGTCCCCGGGTTGTAGATCGGGAAGAACGTGTTGAACCGGCGCTTGTCGGTGTCGTTGTCGTCCTGGTACATCAGGAAGCCGCCCTGCTGGCCTTCCGCGAAACCCCACTTGAGGGCGGGCGCCGAGGCGCCGCCCGTCGCCGAGCCTTCCGCGAAGCTGCCCCAGTAGACGGCGCGTTCGGCGATGAACTCCGCCGCCGAGGTGGTGCGAATCGAGAATGCGGCGTTGCGGAGCGGGTACAGGCCGGAGCCGACCGGGTACTCGACCTCGCGGGCCCAGACGTTGTCGCGCGCGTCGGCCGCCACCGTGCGCGTCACCTCGGCGAGCTTCGCGCCGCCCTGGCCGAAGAACTCCACCTTGATGTCGATCGGCGAGGCGTTCGGGTTGAACAGCAGGACGAACGTCTCGTACACGGGCGCACCGGGAGCAAGGCTGCCCTGGATGCCCTCGGCGAACAGCCACGTGTCCTCGGGCTCGGTGATGCCCATCGCCACGGTGCCACCGCGGATGCCGGCGCCCCAGTACATCTGGCGCTCGGCCACGATGTCCTGCGCCTCTCCGGTGAACGCGTCGTCGGTGGTGCTGTTGTCGGCGAGGGACTCGACGACGGTCGCAAAGCCGGCCTGGCCGTCCTTCAGCTTGTCGCCGATGGCCGCGGTCGGCCAGAAGGTGCGGCGGCCGAACGCCGGCACGATCTCGGTGTCGGTGTACTTGCGCCCCGCGTCGTCGCGATAGGTGGCGCGCACCTTGGTGGCCACCGCGTTCGGATTGGCCACCGAGATGAAGCTGTTGAAGTACCGCGCCTCGCCCTCGGCGAAGTACCACTTCTTGGCGCCGCTGGTCGCGCCGTGCTCGGCGTGGCCGCCGCGCATGTCGTTGACCTTCTGCGTCCAGACCTTGTCGCCACGGTACAGGCCGCCGCCCCAGTACATGGTGCGCTCGGCGACGATCGGCAGGCTGGACGTGAGCTTCAGGGCCACCCCTGCGCGATCACCGACCAGCGAACGGACGCTGAAGCCGGTGCGCGAGAGCGGCGCGACCGTGCGGACCACGGGCGCCAACTGCTCGCCGTCCTGCGTGAACAGGTTGAAGGTCAGCGTGACGACCGACGTGTTCGGGTTCCCGATCAGGATCTCCTGCTCGAAACCGAAACTCGCGTTCGTGGAGCCCTCGGCGAAGATCCAGGTGGTCAGGTCGGGTCCGGACGTGGCGGACGCCGCAACCGGGGAGAGGAGCGCGGTCAGGGCACACAGCCCCACCGACGCCAGCTTGACGGCTTTGAACATGAAACGACCTCGTGGTGAACGCGCGTCAGCCACTCGGTGGCCGGGACACCGACAGACGCGGGCGGCCTCTACTATAGAAGCCTTCCGAAACTGGTGAAACAAATAATCCGGAAAAAATCCCTGAGGTCACATCGGTGACGGCAGGTCGGCACCGTAGCGCCGCGGCTTCCGACCCATCAGATGCAATTGATGGGCCGGAGCCGGAAACGGCTGGATGGAGGCCGACGCGCGGCGACTGGCGGCAATCGTCCCTATTCGCTGACGGTCGGCAGACGAGGGGTGTCCGGAATCCATCCGGAACGATTTACCCGTTCCATGGTCCGGAGCCCTCGTCCGTCCGAACGGACGCGTCTGCGTCGTTCACGTCAGGCCCTATCGAACGGCAGGTGGTCTAGAAGTACTCGAACACCCCACGCGCGACGACCTGGCCGCGGGTGACCACCGTCACCTCGACCTTGCCAGCCGCGCCCGCCGGGGCGACGACGCGGATCTCGTTGCGCTCGACCTTCACCACGCGGGCCGCCGCCGTGCCGAAGAACACCTGGCTGCCGGGTTCGATGACCGTGCCCAGCACGTTCTCGACCTCCACGTTCACGATGGTCCCGCCGGCGGCCGGGCCCCATCGCGGCTCGATCTCGACCTTCGTGCCCGCCGCGGGTGAGCCTGCCTCCTCGTCGTCATCGTCGTCGCCCGACGCCCCCGGGGCGACGTAGGTGAAGGCCCCCGGCAGGACGACCGTCGTGCCACGGGTGATGAGCGTGATGTCGACCCGCCCGAGGGCGTGCGGCGGCGCAATGGCCTTCAGTTCACGGTCGTGCTCGACCTCCAGGCGCAGCGCCGGGACGCCGCCGAACAGGACCTGGGTGCCCAACTCGGTGTTGCCCAGGCCGGTGCCCTCGATCTCGACTTCGGTGCCGCCCGTCGTGGCGCCCTTCGAGGGCTCGACTTCGCGGACCGTGACCTGCGGGGCGGGCGGCAGCTTGGTGGCGGCCGTGAGCGTCAGGCTGTCGGGCAGCGGGATGCCCAGCGACGCGTGCCCCGCCTTGTTCCCCTTGCCCCAGTACACGACGCGCTCGACGACGATCGGCTCGGTGGAGGAAATGAAGGTCGCGAAGCGGCGGTTGGCGAGCTCGTCGTAGAGCAGGGTCCATATCGTCTCGCGCGACTGGCCGGGCACGGTGATGGTCTTGCTCACGCCCGTGTCACCGTGTTCCGTGTAGAAGTGCACGGTCACCGTCGCCGCGGTCGTGCCGGGGTTGTAGATCGGGAAGAACGTGTTGAACCGGCGCTTGTCGTCGTCGTCATCGTCCTGGTAGCGGAGGAAGCCGCCCTGCAAGCCCTCGGCGAATCCCCACTGCCGCGACGGCTCGGTGGCGCCGGCCGTCGCCGTGCCCTCCGACAACCCGCGCCAGTACACGGCGCGCTCGGCCACGAACGGCACGGTGGCCGTGGCTCGAATGGAGAACGCCTGGTTGGCAAGGGCGGGCAGTTCCTTCGCCCACACGCCCCCACGGGCGCCGGCCTCGACGGTGCGGACCACCTGCGCGAGCTTCACGCCGGCCTGGCCGAAGAACTCGACGGTCACGTCGATGGGGCCGGTGGAGGGATTGAACAGCAGCACGAACGTGTCGAACGACGGATCGCCGCCCGGTGTCAGGCTGCCCTGGATGCCCTCGGCGAAGAGCCACGTCAGCGCAGGCGTCGACACCCCCATCGCGGCGTGGCCGCCGCGGATCCCCGAGGGCGCACCGTCGCCCCAGTACATCTGCCGCTCTGCGACGACATCGACGTCCGACGTGACGATGGTCGCGAATCCGGCACGGCCCGATTGCAGGCGCCGGCTCAGCACGGCGGTGGGCCAGAAGGTGCGGCGCGCGTGGGGAGGGACGACCTCGGCCTGCTTCACCTCGGTGCCGGTGTCGTCGCGATACGAGACCACGACGTTGGCCGGCGTGTCACCGGGGTTTGCCACCGAGATGAACGTGTTGAAGAACTTGCCCTCGCCCTCGGCGAAGTACCAGGTGCGGGCGCCCTCGTCGGTGCCGTGCTCGCTGTGGCCTCCGCGCATGTCGCTGACGCGGCCGCGATAGCCCTTGACCTCGGGCCGGAACAGGCCGCCGCCCCAGTACATCGTCCGCTCGGCGACGATCGGCAGGGCGGATGTGAGCTTCAGCGCGATGCCGGCACGGTCGCCGGCCAGCTGCCTGACGCTCTCGGTGAAGCGGGCCCGCGCAGGCACCGTGCGCGTGATCGGCGCGAGCGCCTGGCCGTCCTGCGTGAACAGCTCGAAGGTCACCACGACCGGCACCGCATTCGGGTTGCCGATGAGGATCTCCTCCTCGAAGCCGAATGCGCCGTTGGTGGAGCCCTCGGCGAAGAGCCAGGTGGTGAGTGACGGCGGCGCCGCCACGAGGGGCGCCGGGACGGAGAGCGCGATGGCGCTGGCGAGCACCATGGCCGGAAATACGAGACGGGTCATGCACGAACCTCGCTGAAGTCACACCAGGGCTGGCGGCGACAGGCCGCCGGTCCGCCGACGTGACACTTCATAAGGGTGAGGACCGGGCGCGTTCGGTGGGCGAGCGCTCGGACCGGGTACCGCACGTTCGAACGACGGCCCTGCAAGTCGCGCGCCTGTCGGACACGGCCGGAAGAACGCGTGCGCCGTGATGTCGGGAGCACTCGAGGCCCCGAGTCAGAGACGAAAGCGTAAGTGTTTCGTCGTGATTGGCGACGCGTGCAACCACGCGACCTTGCGAGGTGATCACGCGGTCCTGTCGAACGATATCGGGGAATGTCCCGGTGCGGCTCGGTGCGCTACTCCTGGCGGCGGATCGTCCATCCGCGGACGAGCAGGCCGAGCGTGCGCCCATCGGCCCCCGGTCGCAGGTCGGCAGGGCGACGCGTGCGCGTGGTGATCAGCGTGAAGGTGTTCGGGCCCGCATGCAGGTGGGTCGCCTCGACGGGCCACTCGTAGATCCCGCGGGTGGGCATGAGTGGGTGGGCGGCGAGCCCGACGCCGTTCACCGCAAGCGTGACGGTGTCGCCGGGCTCCGGGGCGCCCGGGCCCTGCGCGTCGAGGGCGAACACCAGCGATCCGGGTGAGCGGAACGCGAAGAGCAGGTCGGCGCGTCCACCCGCCATCCAGCGGAACTGCCCCATGCCGGGCTCGACCTCGGCGTCGTGCCAGCCGTACCCGAAATGTGCTTCGAGGCTCGGCGCGACGCGCATCTCGATGGGCTCGCGCGTCACCTCCAGGGGGTGGAGCATCGGCCACGCGGCACACACCCGGCTCGCCACGGTACTGGTCGCCCGCGCATCGGTCACCGCGCCCCGCAGCAGGAGTCCCATGGCGCCGGACGAAGGGAACGCGAGGGCGAACGAGCCGTGCTGGCCCGTCGACAGCGTCGGCCCGTCGGGCCTGGCCCGTGTGGCGAGGCGGACGTCGCCGGAGATGCCGCTCGCGCGGGTCAACCGGACGTCGATCGTGCCCGGCCCGGACGTGACGAGGCCCAGTGCCCCGGCCTGCGCCAGGTGGCCGATGGCCGCGCCGCGATCCGGAGCGATGTCGACGCACGGCAGCGAGGTGATCACCTGGCTGCGCGTCCGTGGGCCGCCGCCAAGGGCGGGGCCGTCGAGGCCTGACGGCAGCGGTCCACTGCGCCAGGCGAGGAAGTCCCCGCGCGTGCTGAAGAACAGCAGCGCGAGGCCGCGTTCGTCCTCGAGCACGGGCTGTCCTCGTAACCAGGCGCTGACGCGACTGGACCCTGCCTCGAGGCGCAGGTCGACGGGCGCGCGTGCGCCGGTGCGGCCGAGCGGATCGCCCGGCTGCATATCGAGGCGCGCCGATCCGGCTTGCGCCACCTCCAGTCCTTCGACTCGCGTGCCGGTGAGACCGACCACGGCGTGCGCTCGCGGCTGACCCGCATCGGCGAGTCGGAGGCCGATCCGCGCGAGGGCGCGCCACTGCGGCGCCGACAAGCGCGCCGCGGCGTCCTGCGAGATGACGGCGACGGCCACGATGCCCCGCGGCAGCGCCTCGAGCACCGCCTCCAGCGGCGCCCCGAGGCCATCGCCGACCTCGTCGAGCGCGACGCCCTGCCAGCGCAGCCGGTCGCGGGTCGGCATGTCCACGAGGATCGGCCGTCGTCCAGCTCGCGCCGCCGCCGCGGTCGCCTCAGGCGCCACGGTCCGTGCGTCGGCCTCGGGGACGAGCGCGCGCGCGAGCAGGCCCTGCGCCGACGGCGCCACCACGAGGGGCGAGGCCGGCGACACGTGAGCGGCCACGCCCTCCGCCCATGTACGCACGAGGGCCGCCTGTTGCCGCTGATGGCCCCATGGCACCTGGGCGGAGTGCAGGGTCGCCCAGGCGATCAGTCCCGCCACCGCCCATCGACCCGCCCACCGGCCCCGCCAGGCGACGAGTTGGGCGATGCCGGCGCCGACCAGCCACCATGCCCATGGCAGCAACACGGCCGCGCGCAGCGCGGGTGTCAGCGGTGTGGTGACCAGCGTGACCGCCACCAGGCCGAGCCATGCCCACCGGCGGGGCACCTGCGGGGCGGCAGGTCCCAGCCATGCCGGGAGCAGGGTGAGCCCGATCAGGCCGAGGTCTTCCCGCATCACCTGAAGGCTGGCGCCGAGCGACGACCCGTGGCGCCAGTGCGCGACGGCTTCCGCCACCGCCAGCAACGCCACCAGCGCGACGGGCACGCCGACGCCGGCCCGGAGCGATGACGAGGGGCGCGACACCAGCCACCACAGCGCGAGGGTGCTGGCCATCGTGAGCGGGCCAGCGCCCAGAGGCGACGACGCCTGCCAGGCCGACAGCGGCGCCGCGGCTGCGACGATCGCCAGCAAGCTCGCCAGCAGGGGCGACAGGCCCGATCGCAGGAGCGCGCGCGCCAGGATCGCCGTCGTCGCCGCGCCGAGCGCCGCCGCCACCAGGACGGCCCCGGCGATGGCGGCGCCGCTACCGACCGTCGCGCCGACCGCGATTTGCGCGGCGGCGAGTCCCCCCTGCACGCCGGTGAGTGCCGCGTTCCACGCGTCAGCCGTGGCAGGCCCCCGGGCGTACGGCAGCCAGGCGGTGGAGGGCACCGCCAGCGCAACGGTGATCATGACGAGGGCGCCCGCCAGGGCCGGCCCCGCGACGCCCGACGTGCGTACAATGCGCGAGGTCGGCGGGGCGCCCGTTCCGGGCCCGCCTGCCGGTCCTGCCGATCTCGTGCTCACGCCCGTCCGCTCCTCGTCATCGCTGGCCTGCTGGCTGGCCATCCTCGCCGCGGCGGCGCTGATTGTCCTTCGTTCCTGGGTCTTTCTCCACTACGAACAGGCGGACTTCGACGCCGACCAGGCCATCGTCGGGTTGATGGCCCTGCACCTGTCGGAGGGCCGGGCCTGGCCGCTGTTCTTCTACGGCCAGCTGTACATGATGGGCGTGCAGGCCTGGATGGCGGCGCTCGTGTTCCTCGCGAGTGCGCCGACGGTCTTCGGGCTCAAGCTGCCGCTGCTGCTGATCAACGTCGCCACCGGCGCGTTGCTGATCCGCCTGCTCGTCCGTGACGCCGGGCTGCGCGCGTGGCAGGCCGGGGTGGCATCCCTGTGGTTCGTCGCCCTGCCCCCGGTGACGGCGAGCCGGATGGTGCAGGCGCAGGGCGGCACGATCGAGCCGCTGTTCTATGGCCTGCTGCTGTGGATGGTGCGGCGGCGGGCCGTCGCCTTCGGCCTGCTGTTCGCGTTCGGCTTCCTGCAGCGCGAGTTCACGCTGTTTGCAGCCGCGGCGATCGTCGTCCTCGAGGCGTGGACGGGCGAGCTGTTCACGCGGCGGCGCGTCGCTCACTGGCTGGTGGTCGCCCTGGTGTTCCTCGGGGCGCGCCAGACCGTGACGCTGCTGCGGCACACCGCCTCGATGTTCGGGCCCGAGGCGGCGCCGCCCCGGCTCGAGGACGGCGTCACCAACGTCGACCTGGTGGCCCGGAGCGTGTGCCTGGCGCCGGGCGTGATGGCCAGCAACCTCGCGTGGCTCGGTGGCCACAACGTGCCGACGTTCTTCGGCGTGCAGGCGCAACCCCCGGGCGCGCTCATCCTCTCGGCGCGGCCGACCGGCGTGCCCTGGGCCGCCGTGCCGCTCGCGCTTGCCGGGCTGGCGGCGCTCGTGGCCGTCGCCAGGCGTGGCCTGCGCTGGCTGCCGCCGGGGCGCGCGCCCGACGATCCGCGCGTGCTGTTGCCGCTGATGCTCCTGCTGACCGGCCTGTTCGGCCTCGGCGGCGTGGCCACCGGATGCAACGTGCAGAGCCTGTTCACCATCAGGTACCACCTGCTGCTGGCCTTCGCGCCCGTGGGCCTCACGGCGCTTGCTTTCGTGCGGCTGTCGCCAGCCGCTCCCGTCTCGCCGGACGTCGGTCACCCGGCGACCCGACGTACCCTTTCGTTCGCCATCGGCCTCGGGTGCGTCGCGTGGGCGGGGGCGATGGCCTGGAGTCACGTCCAACTGCTGCGTGAGTACCGCTCGACGCCGCCGCCGAGTGCCTACCGCGTCCTGGCCGACGACCTCGTGGCGCACGGCGACCGCTACGGGTGGGCATCGTACTGGGTGTCGTACCACGTGGACTTCCTGTCGCGCGAGCGCGTGCAGTTGTCGCCCTCGTCGGCGATCCGGATCGGCGAGTACACGCGGCAGGCGCTGAAGGCCGGCCCTCACGCGACTGTGGTCGGCAGCGACCCGTGCGACCCGTCGGACCGCGTCGCACGCAAGGTCCTCCACTGGTGGGTGTGCCGCCACGACTGATGTGGCAATTTGATATTGGAAATTCGAAATTGATCGGCGGCCGGCCTGTCGGCCTTGCCGCTCGAGATGTTGCGAGGGCGACAGGCCGAAGGCCGTCGCCCGCGACAATTTCAGATTTCCAATTTCAAATTACCAGCGCACGCGCAGCGCGAGGATCGTCCACGCGGCGATCCACGCCACGCCGCCGAGCGGGGTGATCGCGCCGAACGTCCTCACGCCGGTCAGGGCGAGCAGGT from Luteitalea sp. TBR-22 includes:
- a CDS encoding IPT/TIG domain-containing protein codes for the protein MTRLVFPAMVLASAIALSVPAPLVAAPPSLTTWLFAEGSTNGAFGFEEEILIGNPNAVPVVVTFELFTQDGQALAPITRTVPARARFTESVRQLAGDRAGIALKLTSALPIVAERTMYWGGGLFRPEVKGYRGRVSDMRGGHSEHGTDEGARTWYFAEGEGKFFNTFISVANPGDTPANVVVSYRDDTGTEVKQAEVVPPHARRTFWPTAVLSRRLQSGRAGFATIVTSDVDVVAERQMYWGDGAPSGIRGGHAAMGVSTPALTWLFAEGIQGSLTPGGDPSFDTFVLLFNPSTGPIDVTVEFFGQAGVKLAQVVRTVEAGARGGVWAKELPALANQAFSIRATATVPFVAERAVYWRGLSEGTATAGATEPSRQWGFAEGLQGGFLRYQDDDDDDKRRFNTFFPIYNPGTTAATVTVHFYTEHGDTGVSKTITVPGQSRETIWTLLYDELANRRFATFISSTEPIVVERVVYWGKGNKAGHASLGIPLPDSLTLTAATKLPPAPQVTVREVEPSKGATTGGTEVEIEGTGLGNTELGTQVLFGGVPALRLEVEHDRELKAIAPPHALGRVDITLITRGTTVVLPGAFTYVAPGASGDDDDDEEAGSPAAGTKVEIEPRWGPAAGGTIVNVEVENVLGTVIEPGSQVFFGTAAARVVKVERNEIRVVAPAGAAGKVEVTVVTRGQVVARGVFEYF
- a CDS encoding IPT/TIG domain-containing protein, which codes for MFKAVKLASVGLCALTALLSPVAASATSGPDLTTWIFAEGSTNASFGFEQEILIGNPNTSVVTLTFNLFTQDGEQLAPVVRTVAPLSRTGFSVRSLVGDRAGVALKLTSSLPIVAERTMYWGGGLYRGDKVWTQKVNDMRGGHAEHGATSGAKKWYFAEGEARYFNSFISVANPNAVATKVRATYRDDAGRKYTDTEIVPAFGRRTFWPTAAIGDKLKDGQAGFATVVESLADNSTTDDAFTGEAQDIVAERQMYWGAGIRGGTVAMGITEPEDTWLFAEGIQGSLAPGAPVYETFVLLFNPNASPIDIKVEFFGQGGAKLAEVTRTVAADARDNVWAREVEYPVGSGLYPLRNAAFSIRTTSAAEFIAERAVYWGSFAEGSATGGASAPALKWGFAEGQQGGFLMYQDDNDTDKRRFNTFFPIYNPGTTPATVTVHFYTENGDTGNQGVTKTITVPGQSRETVWTLLYDELANGKFATFFSSDQPIVVERAMYWGRGNKAGHAALGTPFPEGFTFSPAPNARTIPTATLTVTPNRGTPTGGTEVKIEGAGFGNTEFGTQVLFGGVAAREFEVENDSLIKAKTPGGKGPVDVTVITRGQTVTLPGGFTFFDPNAAGPAVSYNILGTVSEVAAARPFDLANSCKETGGNNTFMFEVVAALRLKYNTNRFGLNWKRGNVGDMSQDIVNYYTGAEGTSMRNSTSVRIYDIVGGHCGTRPVPNGEDVTQKTIDGGTVGKWTTDPMCTNSRYRDAKYPNGDWLFPECRP